The window CCTGTCAAGCCTCTTCTTCTCTACGAGGTCGAAGAATTCATTCACAGTGCTTCTACCCAATGTTTCGAGGAGGACCTCACGTAGAAGTTTTTTACCGGCTCTCTTCGGGTCACTGAACCTTTTGATTTGGGTCTGCTCGAGTTTACTTTTCAGTTTAAGGCATATGTCTTCAGCGACAGGGTATGCGACGTCATTCTGTAGGAGAGTGATCTTGAGTTCCTCAAGCAACTTGCCTATGGTCTTG of the Candidatus Bathyarchaeota archaeon genome contains:
- a CDS encoding signal recognition particle receptor subunit alpha, with the translated sequence MFDKLKMGLKEFLEKASRTDLDDKTIGKLLEELKITLLQNDVAYPVAEDICLKLKSKLEQTQIKRFSDPKRAGKKLLREVLLETLGRSTVNEFFDLVEKKRLDR